One Campylobacter concisus DNA segment encodes these proteins:
- a CDS encoding formate dehydrogenase subunit gamma, with product MTRILTLLFTLSVAAMAIEGPTGVNQFDSTIWAAQRIENIKPYEHGWGPIFTFIQGNDYFAIAALSIILAVIGAFVLHFLIIGPKHFSHDGKKVFAFSLIERIAHGLAAISWIILVPTGIIIMWGAELGGGTFVRFCRYLHDIATIIFAISVLPMLFAWTIRMLPAVYDIRWMMIVGGYLSKKKKPVPAGKFNAGQKAWYWIAIPGGIVMIITGAIMYFMDIKEPAVASWFGISQIDLLRYSVVIHNCLGIVCAVFFLVHIYMAAIAIHGAIWSMVTGYKEEEEVYVLHHYWYQELVKENKIPVSDYEKSYTNLK from the coding sequence ATGACGAGAATTCTTACTCTACTTTTTACATTGTCCGTTGCGGCAATGGCCATTGAAGGACCAACTGGCGTCAATCAATTTGACAGCACCATTTGGGCAGCACAGAGGATAGAAAATATCAAGCCTTATGAGCATGGCTGGGGCCCGATATTTACTTTTATACAAGGCAACGACTACTTCGCGATAGCTGCACTTTCTATCATTTTAGCTGTTATCGGCGCGTTCGTGCTACACTTCTTGATCATCGGACCAAAACACTTTAGTCACGATGGCAAAAAAGTATTTGCGTTTTCACTGATCGAACGTATAGCTCACGGCTTAGCTGCGATCTCTTGGATCATCTTAGTGCCAACTGGCATCATCATCATGTGGGGTGCAGAGCTTGGTGGTGGCACATTTGTGCGTTTCTGTAGATACTTGCACGATATAGCGACTATTATATTTGCTATTTCTGTGCTTCCTATGTTATTTGCTTGGACTATCAGAATGCTTCCGGCTGTTTATGACATCAGATGGATGATGATAGTTGGTGGTTATCTATCAAAGAAGAAAAAACCAGTCCCTGCTGGTAAATTTAACGCTGGTCAAAAGGCATGGTACTGGATCGCTATACCTGGTGGTATCGTGATGATCATCACTGGTGCGATTATGTATTTCATGGATATTAAAGAGCCTGCAGTTGCTAGTTGGTTTGGTATCTCTCAAATCGATCTTCTAAGATATAGCGTAGTTATCCACAACTGCCTTGGTATCGTCTGTGCGGTATTTTTCCTAGTTCATATTTATATGGCTGCGATCGCTATACATGGCGCTATCTGGTCAATGGTCACTGGATACAAAGAAGAAGAAGAGGTTTATGTACTTCACCACTACTGGTATCAAGAGCTTGTTAAGGAAAACAAGATTCCAGTATCTGACTACGAGAAATCTTACACAAATTTAAAATAA
- a CDS encoding DJ-1/PfpI family protein, which produces MDIYALIFDDYETLDLMGPVEFLARVPELNLNFVSFEGGAKRSKQGFLIKTKKFSKMLKESVLLLPGGQGTRALVNDSEFVLKLKECVLASKFCLSVCTGSALIARTGELDGLKATSNKRSLEWVKSCGKAVKWQERARWVRAGKFYTASGVAAGMDMALGFISDHFGKELAQNIANETEYNWQKSSKIDKFAKIYGY; this is translated from the coding sequence ATGGACATTTATGCCCTTATCTTTGATGATTATGAGACGCTTGATCTTATGGGGCCGGTCGAATTTTTAGCCAGAGTGCCTGAGCTAAATTTAAATTTTGTTTCATTTGAAGGTGGGGCAAAAAGAAGCAAGCAAGGCTTTCTTATAAAAACAAAAAAGTTTAGCAAGATGCTAAAAGAGAGCGTTTTGCTACTCCCTGGAGGTCAGGGCACAAGGGCGCTTGTAAATGATAGTGAGTTTGTCTTAAAGCTTAAAGAGTGCGTTTTGGCATCTAAATTTTGCCTAAGTGTATGCACTGGCTCGGCGCTCATCGCTCGCACTGGAGAGCTTGACGGCTTAAAGGCTACCTCAAATAAAAGATCGCTTGAGTGGGTAAAAAGTTGCGGCAAGGCGGTAAAATGGCAAGAGCGCGCTAGGTGGGTGAGGGCAGGTAAATTTTACACAGCTTCAGGCGTGGCTGCTGGTATGGATATGGCGCTTGGCTTTATCAGTGATCATTTTGGCAAGGAGCTAGCCCAAAATATCGCAAACGAAACTGAATACAACTGGCAAAAAAGCTCAAAGATAGATAAATTTGCCAAAATTTATGGGTATTAA
- the nspC gene encoding carboxynorspermidine decarboxylase: MNEILKSIKTPAYVCEEAKVRKNLELLKYVKEQSGAKILVALKGFAFSGVMDLVGSYLDGATCSGLHEAKFASEYLKGEIHTYSPAFKDEDFDEILKISKHITFNSFAQWQKFKGIALQNGIICGLRVNPEVSLAPTDSYNPCGKFSRLGITRANFKPELLDGITGLHFHALCEESASSLQVVLEAFEEKFGEFIPKMKWINMGGGHHITRADYDVELLINIIRRFREKYGVEVYLEPGEAVGWQTGFLISSVLDIVHNERDIAILDTSAEAHMPDTVLMPYRPAVRGESENGKFAYRFGGNTCLAGDIVGLEAGDAEYKFDSELKIGDRIIFEDQIHYTIVKNTTFNGIKLPDLILLKENGEVKMIREFGYEEYRRRN; encoded by the coding sequence ATGAACGAAATTTTAAAAAGCATAAAAACCCCAGCCTACGTCTGTGAAGAGGCCAAAGTACGTAAAAATTTGGAGCTTTTGAAGTATGTAAAAGAGCAAAGTGGAGCTAAAATTTTAGTGGCACTTAAGGGTTTTGCATTTAGCGGAGTGATGGACTTGGTGGGCTCATACCTTGACGGAGCGACTTGCAGTGGGCTTCATGAGGCTAAATTTGCAAGCGAGTACCTAAAAGGCGAGATCCACACGTATAGTCCAGCCTTTAAAGATGAGGACTTTGATGAAATTTTAAAAATTTCAAAGCACATTACGTTTAACTCTTTTGCGCAGTGGCAAAAATTCAAGGGTATTGCCCTACAAAATGGCATCATCTGCGGCCTGCGGGTCAATCCTGAAGTCTCGCTAGCCCCAACTGATAGCTACAATCCATGCGGTAAATTTAGCAGGCTTGGCATCACGAGAGCAAATTTTAAGCCAGAACTTCTTGATGGCATCACTGGACTTCATTTTCACGCACTTTGCGAGGAGAGTGCGAGCAGCTTGCAAGTCGTGCTAGAGGCGTTTGAAGAGAAATTTGGCGAGTTTATACCAAAGATGAAGTGGATAAATATGGGCGGCGGCCACCACATCACGAGAGCCGACTACGACGTGGAGCTGCTTATAAATATCATCAGACGCTTCCGCGAGAAATACGGCGTAGAGGTCTATCTGGAGCCTGGCGAGGCCGTGGGCTGGCAGACTGGCTTTTTGATAAGTAGCGTGCTTGACATCGTGCATAACGAGAGAGATATCGCCATCCTTGACACCTCAGCCGAGGCGCACATGCCAGATACTGTGCTAATGCCCTACCGACCGGCCGTTAGGGGCGAGAGCGAAAATGGCAAATTTGCTTATAGATTTGGCGGCAATACCTGCCTAGCTGGCGATATAGTGGGACTTGAGGCTGGCGATGCGGAGTATAAATTTGATAGCGAGCTAAAAATCGGCGACCGCATAATATTTGAAGATCAAATCCACTACACGATCGTGAAAAATACGACATTTAACGGCATAAAACTGCCTGATCTGATACTTCTAAAAGAAAATGGCGAGGTTAAAATGATCCGTGAATTTGGATACGAAGAGTATAGGCGCAGAAACTAG
- a CDS encoding MoaD/ThiS family protein translates to MVEIEFLGPIGLESIKVEAKNLGEVKAALSEKEELKKWLNICAVAVNDEIVSDINFALKSGDKISILPPVCGG, encoded by the coding sequence GTGGTAGAGATCGAATTTCTTGGGCCTATCGGGCTTGAGAGTATAAAAGTAGAAGCAAAAAATTTAGGCGAGGTAAAAGCGGCTTTAAGCGAGAAAGAGGAGCTTAAAAAGTGGCTAAATATCTGCGCTGTGGCTGTAAATGACGAGATCGTGAGCGATATAAATTTCGCTCTTAAATCAGGCGATAAAATTTCTATCTTGCCACCAGTTTGCGGAGGCTAA
- a CDS encoding molybdopterin synthase catalytic subunit, protein MQIYNGSLDVQSITNEWYDKFKDKNCGALITFVGIVREEGGISALSFDIYEPILKKWLDAWQERAKKENAYVLFAHSKGDVPVHTSSYVAGVVSPQRKVALRLINEFVEDFKANAPIWKYDVINGERIYAKERSQAINGAGLLA, encoded by the coding sequence ATGCAAATTTATAATGGAAGCTTGGATGTTCAAAGCATCACAAACGAGTGGTATGATAAATTTAAAGATAAAAACTGCGGCGCACTCATCACTTTTGTAGGCATAGTAAGAGAAGAGGGCGGAATTTCGGCGCTTAGCTTTGATATCTATGAGCCGATCCTTAAAAAATGGCTAGATGCTTGGCAGGAGCGAGCCAAAAAAGAAAATGCCTACGTGCTCTTTGCTCACTCAAAAGGCGATGTGCCCGTGCATACAAGCTCTTATGTAGCAGGTGTAGTAAGCCCTCAAAGAAAGGTCGCGCTAAGGCTTATAAACGAGTTTGTCGAGGACTTTAAGGCAAATGCGCCGATCTGGAAATATGACGTGATAAATGGCGAGAGAATTTACGCCAAAGAGCGCAGCCAAGCGATAAATGGCGCCGGACTTTTGGCATAA
- a CDS encoding molybdate transport repressor, giving the protein MITKESKKDVFWALAFGLGLFVFSIVGYFYLDLGKPSLFGVIVGAVSAFFCVRKILQNNFFEIDDDGFVITKGSKNIKFFFKDIDEIAIKSFGDKKKVDALSVKFRKNRLDRDACFGLVQALGDDMIVIFDRYELSQFTLSKEIRDRLAKFKDRA; this is encoded by the coding sequence ATGATAACCAAAGAGAGTAAAAAAGATGTTTTTTGGGCGCTAGCCTTTGGGCTTGGGCTCTTTGTCTTTAGTATTGTTGGCTACTTTTATCTTGATCTTGGCAAGCCCTCTCTTTTTGGTGTCATTGTTGGCGCCGTTTCAGCCTTTTTTTGCGTGAGAAAAATTTTGCAAAACAACTTTTTTGAGATAGATGATGATGGATTTGTCATCACAAAAGGCTCAAAAAATATCAAATTTTTCTTCAAAGATATCGACGAGATCGCCATTAAAAGCTTTGGCGATAAGAAAAAAGTCGATGCGCTAAGTGTTAAATTTAGAAAAAATCGCCTAGATAGAGATGCTTGTTTTGGGCTAGTTCAGGCACTTGGCGATGATATGATCGTTATTTTTGACAGATACGAACTCTCACAATTTACACTTTCAAAAGAGATTCGAGATAGGCTCGCTAAATTTAAAGATAGGGCATAA
- a CDS encoding Crp/Fnr family transcriptional regulator produces the protein MKKSRLGLLQTHILDILTQDELEKFEFKELPKTSTIYTEDIEIIILKNGSAKLSFFEDGEEFILYHLEKNNIAILDDNCAFEVLEDAQIYVIRLDNIGEILHNQKAASEILTTTLNTIIVQRQITKSILFEDAKGRIANFLIELANEQDLKQNGYRYVFLPFSLKVLSSFVGLKRQSASTAFNELIKDDIIRKITPHEFLIIDHEKLESYTN, from the coding sequence ATGAAAAAATCACGCTTAGGGCTTTTGCAAACGCATATTTTGGATATCTTGACACAAGATGAGCTGGAGAAATTTGAGTTTAAAGAGCTGCCAAAAACAAGCACAATCTACACAGAAGATATCGAGATAATTATCCTAAAAAACGGCTCAGCAAAGCTCTCATTTTTTGAAGATGGCGAGGAATTTATCCTTTATCATTTAGAAAAAAACAACATCGCTATACTCGATGACAACTGCGCCTTTGAAGTGCTCGAAGATGCCCAAATTTACGTCATTAGACTAGATAATATCGGCGAAATTTTGCACAATCAAAAAGCTGCAAGCGAGATTTTAACAACCACGCTAAACACCATAATCGTGCAGCGCCAGATCACAAAGTCGATACTTTTTGAGGACGCAAAGGGCAGGATTGCAAATTTCTTAATCGAGCTTGCAAATGAGCAAGATCTAAAACAAAATGGCTACCGATATGTATTTTTGCCATTTTCTCTAAAAGTGCTCTCAAGCTTTGTTGGTCTCAAGCGTCAAAGCGCCTCAACAGCCTTTAACGAGCTTATCAAAGACGACATCATCAGAAAGATCACACCGCACGAATTTCTCATCATCGACCACGAAAAACTTGAAAGTTATACCAATTAA
- a CDS encoding acyl-CoA thioesterase, which produces MDILKDFGEPRIKQVMLPKDTNSAGNIFGGWIMSQIDLAGAQAAREISPERVVTISMKEIIFKQPVFVGDVLSCYAKIIAVGKTSITTQIEVTALRLNDGGFRESIHVTSAIATYVSVTKDGHKKPIDEKIKELHGF; this is translated from the coding sequence ATGGACATTTTAAAGGACTTTGGCGAGCCACGCATCAAGCAAGTGATGCTACCAAAAGATACAAACTCAGCTGGCAATATCTTTGGTGGCTGGATAATGAGTCAGATAGACCTTGCAGGTGCTCAGGCTGCTAGAGAAATTTCGCCTGAGCGAGTTGTGACAATTTCTATGAAAGAGATCATCTTTAAACAACCAGTCTTTGTTGGCGACGTGCTAAGCTGCTATGCAAAGATCATCGCAGTTGGCAAAACATCGATAACAACGCAGATAGAAGTGACTGCACTTAGGCTAAATGACGGCGGTTTTAGAGAGAGCATACACGTCACAAGCGCCATCGCGACCTATGTTAGCGTGACAAAAGATGGGCACAAAAAACCGATAGATGAGAAGATAAAAGAGCTTCATGGCTTTTAA
- the ciaB gene encoding invasion protein CiaB, producing the protein MNDFKRLNELTKEQKSKLNAIYKNLDNELINEAVKICALAGTPSQKLALARRIVDLKVDPLQNELKKLNLGEDEQKRVLNLIYGYVRNLYENLHAQLIKKARDEQILDQFFQAFVEAMHELGLSLNAWQISWQEKIIDTTNKEFEAKFKDLSEANEFITKNGLFQCDSNGVRADRTYGAVCKEGEKFSFLPYALAFKDEVRELKKVFAKNLEILRNLAKNDEQKSYVKYLEKLQNAFCEEDNAKVINAWQEAEIAWMDVKGALQPGHPLEYYEDAYTHAVALEWDIRLVDSEGIDELKFKEKVAKTYKSVCEEIKFDNAETNRAVSENIARTQLYISVPMIYYAAELNGLFSAQVVPNDESVSAKCGKKIFAFVNHVYEGAKAKPFMKLGAEIFSKEFLDFGREILFLKPKIWKKVYEISTIGHEFGHILFIGLDTEMSMNKSGVFKFIEEYKATTGGLVNFFLHEEAEYKMAVFHELIARAVGLIAWRKVDEVRAYYCEGLIHLSLLFRAGVLKFDGKLSVDMSEQAYAKFKEICLQNYFDLAQTYAKKDDASTFLEKFCQKDEQSYLPKDEECKKFVEHFYARYEAIGNDVDDSGEWQRWQKLAQESESGRA; encoded by the coding sequence ATGAATGATTTTAAAAGACTAAACGAACTTACAAAAGAGCAAAAATCCAAGTTAAATGCGATTTATAAAAATTTAGACAACGAGCTTATAAATGAGGCTGTGAAAATTTGTGCTCTTGCTGGCACGCCGAGCCAAAAACTAGCCCTTGCAAGAAGGATAGTTGATCTTAAAGTTGATCCACTTCAAAATGAGCTAAAAAAGCTAAATTTAGGCGAGGACGAGCAAAAACGCGTGCTAAATTTGATCTATGGCTACGTTAGAAATTTATATGAAAATCTGCACGCCCAGCTTATAAAAAAGGCACGTGATGAGCAAATTTTAGACCAGTTTTTTCAAGCCTTTGTAGAGGCTATGCATGAGCTTGGGCTTAGTCTAAATGCGTGGCAAATTTCATGGCAAGAAAAGATAATAGACACTACAAATAAAGAGTTTGAAGCTAAATTTAAAGATTTAAGTGAGGCAAATGAGTTTATCACTAAAAACGGCTTGTTTCAGTGTGATAGTAATGGCGTAAGAGCTGATAGAACTTACGGCGCAGTTTGCAAAGAGGGTGAGAAATTTAGCTTTTTGCCTTACGCGCTTGCCTTTAAAGATGAGGTTAGAGAGCTTAAAAAAGTATTTGCAAAAAATCTTGAAATTTTAAGAAATTTAGCCAAAAATGACGAGCAAAAATCTTATGTAAAATACCTTGAAAAGCTGCAAAATGCCTTTTGTGAAGAGGATAATGCTAAAGTGATAAATGCTTGGCAAGAGGCTGAAATAGCGTGGATGGATGTAAAAGGCGCGCTTCAGCCAGGCCACCCGCTAGAGTACTACGAGGATGCCTACACGCACGCAGTCGCACTTGAGTGGGACATCAGGCTGGTCGATAGCGAGGGCATTGACGAGCTTAAATTTAAAGAAAAAGTGGCAAAAACTTACAAAAGCGTTTGCGAAGAGATCAAATTTGATAACGCCGAGACAAACAGGGCAGTTAGCGAAAATATCGCTAGAACGCAGCTTTATATAAGCGTGCCGATGATCTATTACGCAGCCGAGCTAAACGGACTTTTTAGCGCTCAGGTCGTGCCAAATGATGAGAGCGTGAGTGCAAAATGTGGCAAGAAAATTTTTGCCTTTGTAAATCACGTCTATGAGGGCGCAAAGGCAAAGCCTTTTATGAAGCTTGGGGCTGAAATTTTTAGCAAGGAATTTTTGGATTTTGGTAGAGAAATTTTATTTTTAAAGCCAAAAATTTGGAAAAAAGTATATGAAATTTCAACGATCGGTCATGAGTTTGGGCATATCCTCTTTATCGGACTTGATACTGAGATGAGTATGAATAAAAGTGGCGTCTTTAAATTTATAGAAGAGTACAAGGCAACGACTGGTGGGCTGGTAAATTTCTTCTTGCACGAAGAGGCGGAGTATAAAATGGCCGTCTTTCACGAGCTAATAGCTCGCGCGGTTGGGCTTATCGCGTGGCGAAAGGTCGATGAGGTGAGGGCTTATTATTGCGAGGGGCTCATACATCTTAGCTTGCTTTTTAGGGCTGGAGTGCTTAAATTTGACGGCAAGCTAAGCGTGGATATGAGCGAGCAAGCCTACGCTAAATTTAAAGAAATTTGCTTGCAAAACTACTTCGATCTAGCGCAAACATACGCCAAAAAAGATGATGCGAGCACGTTTTTGGAGAAATTTTGCCAAAAAGATGAGCAGAGCTATCTGCCAAAAGATGAAGAGTGTAAGAAATTTGTTGAGCATTTTTACGCTAGATACGAGGCTATCGGCAACGATGTCGATGATAGCGGCGAGTGGCAAAGGTGGCAAAAGCTAGCCCAAGAATCGGAGAGTGGCCGTGCTTGA
- a CDS encoding putative bifunctional diguanylate cyclase/phosphodiesterase, giving the protein MLDRITNFHNGSFLFIFVLIIAYFFAIYLGDQFYLTAISVGTDVVIALFLFFFLKSSRNLNSYWTYIFLAIASWALADILLLLYDRSLLMQGNISRTDLMQILYLIPFFMFLVSAIAFFARILKRVIWQQVVVDALALMLITVSFFWFVVFDRSLAVALNKEFVTSLSYIIMDIFIFCFVFVVAFSLNFVSKKPAFSYKRVSLLLYLLALLIICICDAYYSSKAFLTHGGTNVHYEFFFKVAFFIIFVACLHLKENEANIKIRSYREDYTRALIYKFVTLLFISLLFLGAANTDKIYSVWIVFLLMVLLAYAALIYSISSTVAMRDLARSERHIIAQLDEEIQDSLKELEEKNERLRQLSEFDSLTGLLNRQSFLSKLSEMIKTKALGEKIDIYSIDINHFKAINDSYGHYVGDEVLLKFSKNIKAILPEGAIVSRFGGDDFMIVLKQKNEGHYREFLYYLLNIIAEQISVGDYKIALGAKVGVSSTQTSEILADDLIMQAGAALDAAKRDVNTKYVFYDDIKEIIQEKNYIEILLNSMNFDEEFSLNFQPQYLLNGKKIIGAEALIRWNSPVKGFVSPAKFIPVAEQSSIINTIGIWVAKEAIRQMSYWNKKYGISLKVGINISPKQVDNVNFASDIFGYVEEFGMDPKCVDIELTEASLVNAEEIMQTVLKKFSDKGMSISIDDFGTGFSSMNYIKKYPLDRLKIAKELVDNIAINEIDRDVVKSVITLAKNIELKTIAEGVEDETQLEILRELGCDEIQGYFWGKPMNAKDFEELIRSTLDHI; this is encoded by the coding sequence GTGCTTGATAGGATAACAAATTTTCACAACGGCTCGTTTTTATTTATATTTGTCCTGATTATTGCTTATTTTTTTGCTATTTATCTGGGAGATCAGTTTTATCTGACAGCTATATCGGTCGGCACTGATGTAGTGATCGCCTTGTTTTTGTTCTTTTTTTTAAAAAGTAGTAGAAATTTAAACTCATACTGGACCTATATATTTTTAGCTATCGCGAGCTGGGCGCTGGCTGATATCCTTTTATTGCTTTATGATAGATCGCTTCTTATGCAAGGAAACATCTCCCGCACGGATCTTATGCAAATTTTATATTTGATCCCATTTTTTATGTTTCTTGTATCTGCTATTGCTTTTTTTGCAAGAATTTTAAAAAGAGTGATATGGCAGCAAGTCGTGGTAGATGCGCTTGCTTTGATGCTTATTACGGTTAGTTTTTTTTGGTTTGTAGTTTTTGATAGAAGTCTAGCAGTAGCGCTTAATAAAGAATTCGTAACTAGCCTTTCATACATCATAATGGATATTTTTATCTTTTGCTTTGTCTTTGTTGTCGCATTTTCATTAAATTTCGTATCAAAAAAACCAGCTTTTAGCTATAAAAGAGTTAGCCTACTTTTATATTTATTAGCCTTGCTTATCATTTGCATTTGCGACGCATACTACTCATCAAAGGCCTTTTTGACACATGGCGGCACAAATGTTCATTATGAGTTTTTCTTTAAAGTTGCGTTTTTTATTATATTTGTAGCTTGCTTACACCTAAAAGAAAACGAGGCAAATATCAAGATAAGAAGCTACAGAGAAGACTATACAAGGGCGCTTATATATAAATTTGTCACCTTGCTTTTCATCTCTTTACTTTTTTTGGGAGCTGCTAATACCGATAAAATTTACTCAGTTTGGATAGTCTTTCTACTTATGGTTTTGCTAGCCTATGCAGCGCTAATTTATAGTATCTCAAGCACAGTTGCTATGAGGGATTTAGCTAGATCTGAAAGACATATTATCGCTCAACTTGACGAAGAGATCCAAGATAGCTTAAAAGAGCTTGAAGAGAAAAATGAGCGCTTAAGGCAGCTTAGCGAATTTGACTCACTCACTGGGCTTTTAAATAGACAGTCATTTTTAAGCAAACTATCAGAGATGATAAAGACCAAAGCGCTTGGCGAAAAGATAGATATTTATAGCATCGACATCAACCACTTTAAGGCTATAAATGACTCATACGGCCACTACGTGGGTGATGAGGTGCTTTTGAAATTTTCTAAAAATATAAAAGCAATCTTGCCAGAGGGCGCTATCGTCTCAAGGTTTGGCGGCGATGACTTTATGATAGTTTTAAAGCAAAAAAATGAGGGGCATTATAGAGAATTTTTATACTATCTGCTAAACATCATAGCCGAGCAAATCTCAGTTGGCGATTATAAGATAGCTCTTGGAGCAAAGGTTGGCGTTAGCTCAACGCAAACAAGTGAAATTTTAGCTGATGATCTTATCATGCAAGCTGGAGCGGCACTTGATGCAGCAAAAAGAGATGTTAATACAAAATATGTCTTTTACGATGATATAAAAGAGATCATTCAGGAGAAAAACTACATAGAAATTTTGCTAAATTCTATGAATTTTGATGAGGAATTTAGCCTAAATTTCCAGCCGCAGTATCTACTAAATGGTAAAAAGATAATAGGTGCTGAGGCTCTTATAAGATGGAACTCTCCAGTAAAAGGCTTTGTAAGTCCGGCTAAATTTATCCCAGTAGCCGAGCAAAGCTCAATTATAAATACAATAGGAATATGGGTGGCAAAAGAGGCCATAAGGCAGATGAGCTACTGGAACAAAAAGTATGGTATCAGCCTAAAAGTTGGCATCAATATCTCGCCAAAACAGGTTGATAATGTAAATTTTGCATCGGATATCTTTGGCTATGTTGAAGAATTTGGTATGGATCCAAAGTGCGTTGATATCGAGCTTACAGAGGCAAGCCTCGTCAATGCCGAAGAGATCATGCAAACAGTCTTAAAGAAATTTTCAGATAAAGGCATGAGTATCTCGATCGATGACTTTGGCACTGGTTTTTCATCGATGAACTACATCAAAAAATATCCACTAGATAGGCTAAAGATCGCAAAAGAGCTAGTTGATAACATCGCTATAAATGAGATCGATAGAGACGTTGTAAAAAGCGTTATAACGCTAGCTAAAAATATCGAGCTAAAGACGATCGCTGAGGGTGTTGAGGATGAAACTCAACTTGAAATTTTAAGAGAGCTAGGCTGCGATGAGATACAAGGTTATTTCTGGGGCAAGCCGATGAACGCTAAAGACTTTGAAGAGCTCATAAGAAGCACGCTTGATCACATCTAA